One region of Miscanthus floridulus cultivar M001 chromosome 19, ASM1932011v1, whole genome shotgun sequence genomic DNA includes:
- the LOC136527061 gene encoding NEDD8-conjugating enzyme Ubc12-like isoform X2, with amino-acid sequence MINLFKIKGQKKEEAASAAGKALVKKQSAGELRLHKDISELNLPKTTSISFPNGKDDLMNFEIIIRPDEGYYMGGTFVFSFQVSPSYPHDPPKVKCKTKVYHPNIDLEGNVCLNILREDWKPVLNINTVIYGLNLLFTFTLLLAATKRRGSFEPRSCSCPS; translated from the exons ATGATTAATCTTTTCAAAATAAAGGGTCAAAAGAAAGAAGAGGCAGCAAGTGCTGCTGGAAAGGCCCTGGTTAAGAAACAGTCTGCTGGGGAGCTCCGTCTTCATAAAG ATATTAGTGAGCTCAACCTGCCGAAGACCACATCAATTTCTTTTCCCAATGGCAAGGATGATCTCATGAATTTTGAGATCATCATCCGACCTGATGAAGGATATTACAT GGGAGGCACTTTTGTTTTCTCCTTTCAAGTGTCCCCATCTTATCCTCATGATCCTCCGAAGGTCAAATGCAAGACCAAG GTGTACCATCCAAATATTGATTTGGAAGGCAATGTCTGTCTGAACATTCTGCGCGAAGATTGGAAGCCTGTTCTCAACATCAACACTGTTATTTATGGCCTGAATCTTCTTTTTACG TTTACATTgttacttgcagcaaccaaacgACGAGGATCCTTTGAACCACGAAGCTGCAGTTGTCCTTCGTGA
- the LOC136527061 gene encoding NEDD8-conjugating enzyme Ubc12-like isoform X1 — MINLFKIKGQKKEEAASAAGKALVKKQSAGELRLHKDISELNLPKTTSISFPNGKDDLMNFEIIIRPDEGYYMGGTFVFSFQVSPSYPHDPPKVKCKTKVYHPNIDLEGNVCLNILREDWKPVLNINTVIYGLNLLFTQPNDEDPLNHEAAVVLRDNPKMFEANVKRAMAGGYVGQHYFQRCA; from the exons ATGATTAATCTTTTCAAAATAAAGGGTCAAAAGAAAGAAGAGGCAGCAAGTGCTGCTGGAAAGGCCCTGGTTAAGAAACAGTCTGCTGGGGAGCTCCGTCTTCATAAAG ATATTAGTGAGCTCAACCTGCCGAAGACCACATCAATTTCTTTTCCCAATGGCAAGGATGATCTCATGAATTTTGAGATCATCATCCGACCTGATGAAGGATATTACAT GGGAGGCACTTTTGTTTTCTCCTTTCAAGTGTCCCCATCTTATCCTCATGATCCTCCGAAGGTCAAATGCAAGACCAAG GTGTACCATCCAAATATTGATTTGGAAGGCAATGTCTGTCTGAACATTCTGCGCGAAGATTGGAAGCCTGTTCTCAACATCAACACTGTTATTTATGGCCTGAATCTTCTTTTTACG caaccaaacgACGAGGATCCTTTGAACCACGAAGCTGCAGTTGTCCTTCGTGACAACCCAAAGATGTTTGAGGCAAATGTGAAAAGAGCCATGGCTGGAGGCTACGTAGGCCAACACTATTTCCAAAGATGTGCTTGA